The following DNA comes from Streptomyces sp. NBC_00273.
TGCTGGAGGACGAGGGCTACATCGCCCAACCCCACACCAGCGCCGGCCGGATCCCCACCGACAAGGGCTACCGGCTCTTCGTCGACAAGCTGGCGGGGGTCAAGCCGCTGTCGTCGCCCGAGCGCCGGGCCATCCAGAACTTCCTCGACGGCGCCGTCGACCTCGACGACGTGGTCGGCCGCACGGTGCGGCTGCTCGCGCAGCTCACCCGGCAGGTCGCCGTCGTCCAGTACCCGAGCCTGACCCGGTCGACCGTCCGGCACGTGGAGCTGCTCTCGCTCGCTCCCGCGCGCCTGATGCTCGTACTGATCACGGACACCGGGCGGGTCGAGCAGCGGCTCGTCGACTGCCCGAGCCCCTTCGGGGAGACCTCGCTGGCGGACCTGCGGGCCCGGCTCAACAGCCGGGTCGTCGGGCGCCGCTTCACCGATGTACCCCCGCTCGTCCAGGACCTCCCCGAATCCTTCGAGGCCGAGGACCGCGGCACGGTTTCCACGGTGCTCGCGACACTCCTCGAAACCCTGGTCGAGGAAGCCGAAGAGCGGCTGATGATCGGCGGTACCGCCAATCTCACCCGCTTCGGACACGATTTTCCCCTGACGATCAGGCCGGTGCTCGAAGCACTCGAGGAGCAGGTCGTGCTCCTCAAGCTGCTGGGCGAGGCCAACGAGTCGGGAATGGCCGTACGGATCGGGCACGAGAACGCCTA
Coding sequences within:
- the hrcA gene encoding heat-inducible transcriptional repressor HrcA — its product is MLSERRLEVLRAIVQDYVGTEEPVGSKALTERHRLGVSPATVRNDMAVLEDEGYIAQPHTSAGRIPTDKGYRLFVDKLAGVKPLSSPERRAIQNFLDGAVDLDDVVGRTVRLLAQLTRQVAVVQYPSLTRSTVRHVELLSLAPARLMLVLITDTGRVEQRLVDCPSPFGETSLADLRARLNSRVVGRRFTDVPPLVQDLPESFEAEDRGTVSTVLATLLETLVEEAEERLMIGGTANLTRFGHDFPLTIRPVLEALEEQVVLLKLLGEANESGMAVRIGHENAYEGLNSTSVVSVGYGSGGEAVAKLGVVGPTRMDYPGTMGAVRAVARYVGQILAES